A stretch of Lathyrus oleraceus cultivar Zhongwan6 chromosome 6, CAAS_Psat_ZW6_1.0, whole genome shotgun sequence DNA encodes these proteins:
- the LOC127098429 gene encoding protein MAINTENANCE OF MERISTEMS, which yields MYSCKQLGGYPTLLQCWIHEYFPTVGKRGENWNPAGNCGLPRAMRWSYRQGVLKVHDLRPILDELTPTDVIWRPFEDHRAWRVFDEICLYRGCLKWGETVVPYLPDRCLRQFGYRQYVPSPPLDCMMATDIDVDWISYHQSVVAVIGSSTVATTPSEVEDGYLEWYYRVSHPRLVPPHRDAPRDVPVPVYDAGPSDPDWARVSTLIRRYLRQVNAEEEDPQFSDLFEALHISRSH from the exons atgtacagttgcaaacagctcggtggatatcctactctcctacag tgttggattcacgagtattttccaactgttggaaaaagaggggagaattggaaTCCTGCTGGAAACTGTGGTCTTCcccgagcgatgagatggtcgtatagacagggagtcctgaaggtccatgatttacgacctattttggacgagctgacacctaCCGACGTCATCTGGCgaccatttgaggatcatagagcatggcgtgtatttgatgagatatgtctttacaggggctgtttgaagtggggtgaaacagttgttccatacttgcctgatagatgtttacgtcagttcgggtataggcagtatgttccatccccacctctggattgtatgatggcgacagatattgatgttgattggatcaGTTACCATCAGAGTGTTGTCGCTGTGATCGGTTCATCTACCgtggccaccactccatctgagGTAGAAGACggttatctggagtggtattatcgtgtttcccatccacggttggtccctccccatcgtgacGCTCCTAGAGACGTACCCGTTCCTGTATATGACGCCGGGCCATCTGATCCTgattgggctcgtgtatctacattgattcgtcgctatctgagacaggttaatgctgaagaggaagatccacagttttctgatttatttgaagctttgcatatttctcgttcacattga